Within Vigna unguiculata cultivar IT97K-499-35 chromosome 2, ASM411807v1, whole genome shotgun sequence, the genomic segment GtgatgttttttaattaatatatattttaattatatctttatGTTCTTTGATTAATAATCTCTTTattaaaacacaataaagacaTTGGATAAGGAAACAAAAGCTTTAAACACActtaataagaatgaaaattaAAGGTGAAACTTAAGTACTGAAATTCTAAAGTatacaatcaattaaaatagCAAGTTAACACTTATCTTGTTCCATGATTTGTTTCCAAACACAAGCATATCAAGCGAAAAAAAAGTTCGAAAAACAGAGTATACAATTacagaaaatgaaaacaattttagCATCATATTTTCCACCTTCATTGGAGGAGAAAGTCACCTTTTAAAGAaccataatatattaaaaaacaaacttaatcgatcaaaattaaatgaaatatgataacatatttattgtttaattctaaataaaatatatcgtattattaaaataaaatgaataatttaaattaaaataaaaatatagttaacaAGTTTGTCAATATTtgttttgtattaaaataaataaaattaaaaaaataaattaataattaaaattaaattaattattttaaattttaaaatatttttttactaacatttttaatttttttaatttaatttatttttttaaaactttattttacattttcaaaaatatttttgtattaaattattttcaaatatattaatgtcaacacaaatttattttaacacaTCAATCAAATATAAGATAAATTGTTTTCACACTTCCACTTACTTTACTTAAATTTCAAACAACtcactttctttttatttttattctttttaactaCCCTCAATTGCCGTTTTAGGATATGAGAAAGCAGGGtgaaataactattttaatattttgtttagtataggtataaaactttttttctttttcatatttgcTATCTTGTTATTAATATGACATACTATGATATAAAGATAGGATAAACCTACTTGTTCAATCTTATTAcaactaatatattttatcatttttctcttcatcattattattatcattgttatcATTTCTAACAccatcatttttgttttcatcatCTAATATATATGTGTCGTCTATATCATTATAGTTATCAATATTGTAAGAACAACTACCATACCATGACTACTATTATCATCACCCCCATAATATATAGTGTCTCTGCTTCTTTCATCTTTATTGTCATTACTATTATCACAATTGTTAAcataattattgtaattattatctCTATTATTAATAGTCATGAGAGTCTTGTTTTTGTTGCTAACATTAAAACTTTTATCTAATGAAGCTTCTTTCTTAAGCAAACAATAAAAGTTCTCGTGGCGCTGTACGTGGGCTGTAGAgctttctttataaatttttactttataatattACCTGACGTCATAAATACCTAGCCATGACGTAATAAACTGAACAGTAAGTTCGTCCAACGAAAATTTCCGATTCAGCCTTAAAACCttgttttttgaaatttgaaggGTCGCGTTTTGtgcattgaaatgaaaaaaaaaataaaaataaataaagggtgTGTTTGCCGCTTTTTGACCTTGTTGTGATCGAAGAGGAGATTGGAATTAGATTCAGGTACCGAAAAGCAGAACAACTTGCattcttattttcaaaataatcattTGGCCCGTTCACTTTTTGTGTAACCATATGATGATGCATCCAATTAAAGTTAAACCAAAGATGCGTGGGTTTATTCCCATCCAACAATCCTGCTcaattataattcattatttttttcaatcccTGTTGGTTTAAAAAAGGACACCTCCAATACAAAATGAAATCcccaattaataattaagctttaAAGATGATATTTTTTGCTGAGAGAATTGTAGTAGATTGAATGAGAACATTTTTATGACGTTCCACCACAGCATGATGAAAAGGGTAGAAGAGAAAAATTGTTTAATGATGCGTGGGTGTAAAAGGTGGTGGTAATTACGCCGTTATTTCGTGGTGAGTAAATTATATTAGGTTTATCATTAATTATGGGTGACCTAACTTCTGCTGAGCATCGCCGACAATGCATTATTGGAAGTGCTTATAGTACTAATAGAGAAAAAGTAGGTCCCAAACGCTTCACATCAACTTTCTAGTTAAGCAAAGATCCGGATTCTTGTTGATGAATCATATTCTGGCACCATTATAACTCTTTGAAACTCCATTTGTGTCTTATACCTACTTTTATCTCATTTTCTATTGGAAACAAACAAATAGTGCACATCCCTTTCTACTCTTCCACATTCATTATAAGCTAGAGGAAAAAGCCCCAACCATCGCCCTTCACATTCCTAATTCATTAAAAACTATACAAGATTGGTAAGCAAAGTGACATGGTACCCATCTCTAACTAGTTCAACAAGCCATCAAGTGGGAGACAGTTCATGTGCCTCTCTTATACTTtctcacacatacatacatacatttatatattcttttttattttgcctTTTGCCTTGCAAGACAATCTTTGCATCACTGCCATTTATTTTAATCCCTCTGTGTGTAGTGTCAGAGTAACGtggaaaataaattatgaagaGCAAATAAATCATGAGAAAATGAATAAACAtaggagaaaaagaaataaaaggtgACTGGGACACGTGTAAAGCAGGACTGGAGGGGGGCAATAATTGGTACAATGTAAAGTGAAAGAAACTACTATatgatatgtatgtatatatagatatataggtAAAGAAAGTGAGGTAACAGTAATGATAAAGGAATATATAGCTATATCTGGTACACTCGTTGGTGTTGATGGGCACAGTAAGAGATTGCAGGTATTTAAGAGAGAGAAGGATTTTCCATGTTTGtctgttattataattataaataattataatggaCGTAACAGTGTTGGGGCTCAAATGGTCAACCTAAGCAAGAGATATACTACTCCAAGGGACTTTCATTATTTCCAATATATCAAGATTCCTTTCTCTACTCATTCCTCCCTTTGATTAACAATAATCATagccacccacccacccacccaacGCCCCCACAAAACCTCACTCTCTCTCCTCTCTTCTTAAGACCCTTTCAATCCCACGACCCATCTATAATTTTTCAACCCAAGAAGCAGATACGTACCCACCCCCTTACTCTCTCAAATGGGTTTTGATCACGACGCCACTACCTCTGGCCTTCACCTCGTTCTAGGGTTATCTTTGACGGCTACCACCACTCCATCCACCAAGCCtcaagatcatcatcatcatcatcatcatcatttttgTGTTGTTAAGCCTACGCCAACCAAGCCTAATTCCCCCAATGAACCGTCTTTGACGTTGGGTTTGTCTGGCGAGAGCTGCCACCTAGCCAAGCAAGTGCCCACCAACAGTAAGGTTTATTGTGAGGATCCTCTCGACATGTCTCGACAGACGTCACCTCACAGCGTGGTCTCGTCTTTCTCGACCGGGAGGGTTGTGAAGAGGGAGAGAGATCTTAGCTTTGAAGAGGTAGAGGCAGAGGCAGAGGCAGAAGAGAGGGTTTCTTCAAGAGTCAGCGACGAAGAAGAAGACGGCACCAATGCTAGGAAGAAACTCAGACTCAGTAAAGAACAATCTGCACTACTAGAGGAGAGCTTCAAACAACACAGCACTCTCAATCCTGTAAATaacacttattattattattattattattattattattattattattaaataattaatctctctcttcttaatttttgttttttagagaaaatctgtttgaaattaatattattttcttggaTTGGATTTACAGAAACAGAAGCAAGCTTTAGCCAGAGAGCTAAATCTACGGCCTCGACAAGTTGAAGTGTGGTTTCAGAATCGGAGAGCCAGGTACGTCTTCTTTTTGATTATAAAATCGACGGCTCTATATCACACAGCACCGTAACAAATGTTTCATTACGTTCTCCTTCATGTGTATATAAAAAGAGgtttatatttataatcatCAAGCACAAGATTAATATTATCGTACGTGTGGCATGATAAAGTTTCGGTTTTAAggattaaacaaatttaattaattgattagttaataaAACCTAGAATCATATGGGAAGGATTAATTTCCTTGTTGATGAATTTGGCAGATTCATGAGATGTTGGTTtattaaggttttgggttggtTGCTGCAGAACAAAGCTGAAGCAGACAGAGGTGGACTGTGAGTTCTTAAAGAAATGCTGCGAAACGTTGACGGACGAAAACAGAAGGTTAAAGAAGGAGCTGCAGGAGCTGAAGGCACTGAAACTGGCTCAACCCTTGTACATGCCTATGCCTGCGGCAACACTCACCATGTGCCCTTCTTGCGAGAGGCTCGGTGGCGTTAGCGATAACGCTTCCAATAAAAGCCCTTTCTCCATGGCTCCCAAGACCCACTTCTACAACCCCTTTGCCAATCCTTCTGCAGCATGTTGATTGTGGTTAGGTTTTCACGCTTTCGGGCCAAGAGGTAAACCAGAAGAGTTATTTCCCACGACCATTGTATTTTTTTGGTTGAGGGCGATGCGTCTAGCTAGGGAAAAGTTGTAATTAGCTAATACTGTTAAGAATAGTAACTTCTGATTGAAATTACCTTTTGCTTTTTCTTCCTCTATTATtgtatgtttatatataaacCATTATAGAAGTTGTCCTTCTATATACGAAGgtgttagaatttttttattgttcatttTAAAGTTCTCATGGTAAGTGTATATGTATAGATATAGATACACATATGCTAATGTTGTGAAACAgacaatggaaaagaaaaaagatagcTGGCCGTGGGGATAATCTCATTTCCTCTTACATTCTAAGGCCTCATGTTAACGTGCATGTTTTTGTCCACACTGTGTGTAACATGTATCTTCAATTACACTTCTATCagtgattattattaattaatataataagtatgattgaaataataataataacagttaTCAAGTGactaatttatgaaaataatagctctatatacatatatattgtaTGCATGTATTAGTACGAAGTTGATTCAGATATTGATTCCTGTACGTTTTTACTTCCTTCAAATAATAATTGATACATTGTAATTAAAGTTTTATGCATATACACAACTGGCATGTAATCTATCGACTCTCGTGAAAGAATTTTCAATAATTAGTATACGTTTAAAACTCCTTGTGTTGGGTTTGATCGTCTATAACATATAACAGTCTTCTATCCAGGTGAAGAATTCTgtaatatgatttatttataatttcgtGAACAAAATTAACTTCAAATATATGATTGATACAGTGACAACAGTGAAGTTTAACAAGCGGTCAAACTTTATTCCTAAGTTATAATGTCAGAgttgtaattaaattcaaagAAGACTTCAGTAAATCCTAGCCCAGAAAAAGAGAAACAGTTGAagactgaaaataaaaagaaattatcgATGGTAATGATATTAATCAACCGGGGAAAATAACGTAGTTGAAGATGGAAAACCGTAAAACAAATACTGAAAAGAAGACAGTTGAAAAAAGTCAATTGGTTGCATATATAtggagattaaaaaaataatatttgaaattaattataaaatagaattGAATAGTATGAGTGGGATGGGAGGTTATGATTAAGTGAAGGAAAGGGAAGTTAGCTCACGTGTTTGTGTCTGGAAATCAGTTGCTTAAAGAGAAAACGAATGAGAGAGACATAGGGATaggagagagagggagagagaaatGGATGGTTGAGTTTTAAATAAGAGATGATTAATCACAGGACAATTATGCATCTATATCCATCATTTTCAAACACTTTATTAATATCCACGACTTTTCATTAtgtcataatatttatttataaaataatttgaatgcCATTTAATGTTATAtgtgtttatttatatatgttttaattttatgtgcATTCATGGTGGCGTCTCGTGAGGTGCTTTGCCTTTAAGGGGACTTGTGGGTCACATCCCACGTGATGGCCCAATGCCAAAATCTTAAAACcaaaaaactgaaaaatgaaaaagagattTTGTTTAACCAAGGGTCTTATTGTAGTTGGGTTAGTTTGGCAGAAAGCCTTCTAATTGTCATTTCAATTTcgagattaaaatatatatttcaaacattTATCTGTCTACCAATTACGACCCCTTATTGATGAGTCACAACAACACAACTTCCTACCATCTAACAaacttacataaaataaatcaaacaaacacGTACCGTGGGGTTTCATTCGGATAATACAATAATGTAATTCATCATGCTGTGGACCAATCAATATCGTGAGAGGACTTTCCGGGAAAATAAACCCACTTTCCTCGAAACTGCAAATCTGCT encodes:
- the LOC114167506 gene encoding homeobox-leucine zipper protein HAT22-like — encoded protein: MGFDHDATTSGLHLVLGLSLTATTTPSTKPQDHHHHHHHHFCVVKPTPTKPNSPNEPSLTLGLSGESCHLAKQVPTNSKVYCEDPLDMSRQTSPHSVVSSFSTGRVVKRERDLSFEEVEAEAEAEERVSSRVSDEEEDGTNARKKLRLSKEQSALLEESFKQHSTLNPKQKQALARELNLRPRQVEVWFQNRRARTKLKQTEVDCEFLKKCCETLTDENRRLKKELQELKALKLAQPLYMPMPAATLTMCPSCERLGGVSDNASNKSPFSMAPKTHFYNPFANPSAAC